CAACCCTGCAGGATAATTGAGGGTGGTTAGCGGTGgcagtgtttgtttgctttttgattGAAGGTTTAATTTTACTTTTCATCCTAGAGGAGGGTGTTGGTTATCGATCATGTGTAAAGATTGTAAGGCCAAGGCCAGGATCTGAGGATATTGATCCGTAAAGGAAGCAGCTCAGGTGGTTCAGTGGGATAGGCCATCAAGGTCACCTGGGCCAGGCCAGGCCATGCATGCCTGTGACAGTGTGTACATTTGATATGCAAAAACAGATTCATTGATTTTTCATTGGGCTATTAGGGATTCAGATTGTGTGCAAGGAGATTGCAATCCAAACCGGATCTGGTTTTCACAGATGGGGAAAGGGGCATTGGATTTCAAGCTGAGAGATTTCATGCTGTGTTCCTATTGAAATGAGGCTGAGAGGAAGAGATATGGGTCCTGAAGCTGAGCTGAGGAGAGGAAGACTGGTCACTATATCCCTGACAAATTCATTATGTTACAATCCCCTTCCAGGTTTTTGCTATTTTATTCTCTGTTGGGGTATTAAGAATCGAATGACCTTTTTTATGAGCTTCCCGAAATCCATTCACATACTGAACCATATCTCTTCGCAGCTAAGTAGAAGTTAATAAAGACTCTAAAAAGGCTTGATTATTAAGCAATTTCTTTATCTAACATATGGTGAAAGGCTGATGTCTTTCACACAtgattaaagtttttattttattttatttttgacaaaGGAAGGACTAAATGGTTATATTTGCTGCAGCACATTAATATCTGGTTCTTTTCATACCATTTCAGCATATGGAGATGGATATATCGCAAAGCTTTTCCTCTGAACTCCCGTTGTAGGACACTCACTGTCCCAAAGGGGGAAGCATGTTCTTCATCTATCATCACTCGGGATGCTTTTTGGGTCGCAGCGATAAGGTCCCCAAGCGTTGCTCCTTACGGATGCAATGTGGCGACACAGCAGAAATCTGTTTGCTAAAAATAGTGCTCCCTATGTTAATGGTGCTCGCTATGCACAGCTATGGTTCTCTATATGTTTCCTGGAGATCCTCTCAAGAGGATGAGGCACAGTTAAAAGTCCCACAAAGAGAATATCTGTCACACTATTTAAATAACACCAGGTTTGTGAGGGGTTAGTTGGTTAGTGGGTGGCTGTTGAATTAGTATCAACAAGTCTTTCAACGTCTGTTACTTACAGCGCACGGACACATGCTAAAGCCAGTTGTTTTGATAGCTGGAAAGTGCCATTTAGCTAGCTAGGCCTTCTTAACAACAAGTATCTACTGTAGGCGAAAAAGCATGGCTGTTACTTATAAGATTAATGAAGGCTTTGTAGTTTGGTCAAGTGTCCCAGATAAGCTGTGTCGTGTCTAACAGAGCACCATGCAGTAAAGAAACCCTGAACTGAAGCAGTATGTTGCATTATGCCTTtagaaactgtattttttttgcacCTGTTCTTCATCTTTAACAACTTTAAGTATTTTAACCATTTAGAAAAgcatttcaaatgaaaactttGGGCATCTCGTACTACCTGCCCACATTGTTTCGCTGTAGATGCGTGTAGTCATTTTACTCCAGACCATTGATTTTAATGTGCAACTGATGCCAGATGATTTCATTCGCTCCAGCTAGCTAGCAAATGAAGCCAaagttttctttgatttgttgtCTCTGGCTGACTTTTTATGGTCTCCAGCTGACACCTTCTTTAATTTAACATGTAACCCAGTTAAAATTGTTTAAATGTTGGAATCAAGAAATGCTAAAATCCATAGTCTATGTTTATGGAGATAAACAGAGTGTTTAATCTAATATAAACCTCTTTTGATCCTCTGTTTTTTTGGCTTTGGAAATGTTGaaccaaagacaaaaaaacaccaccCTCCAAACTAGCTCTTTTAATAGCTCTGTGCAAAATCTCTTCAATGTGTGGAGAAATATAGAGCTTCACAGGCCTCTCTGTTTATGGCTGCTATGCTTAGGCAGTCATTTTTCAAGTGGTGGCTTTTatgtaaagtcattttaaaaaatagattgaAAGAGAATTCTTGAAGTAAATCTCAATGGTCATAAGAACATCCACTAAAATAAGTACAATTCTAATCCATTTATTAGCATTTTTTTGCACACTTACAATCAAGGATTCGTCAAATATCCATTGACATTATATACTCTACCTACACAATATCATCTATCCAACATATATTGACAATATTTTTACAATTGCAAACAGACCTAGGCAGTGCTTTCCTCATTTAATTAACGGTCAGTCATAACACATCACTTTTACCCATCACACAAAATAGTGaatcaaagtttgtttgataTTGCATATTTATGCTAGGGGTGAAATGACATGCAGTGCCTTTACCAAAGCCTACTATAAGTTTATGTGTTATTTAGTGGAGTAAAGTGATATTCAATCGCTAACTCAAAGCACCTTCTGGGTACATCCATGTTAAAAAACAGTAATTGTGGGAAATAGCACAAACAGTAAGTGATAGGTTGATGAATCGACATGTTGCCCCTGAGGTTGCTTTGTTGCTTCAACTAGTGACATAGTAGCCTTTATGTGACTTGCACCCGGCTCTCTGAAGGGAGAACACGTTTAGGTGATGTAAGCCCCAACAGGAGTAACCTGATTTACACATGTGCATATTACACACAACACTGTGCAGACTTTACAAATCAAGGACTCACACTGCCTTGTACCTTGTGTGCTCAGCTACTCATGCTGGCGGGAAAGTGGCCATTTGTTTAATACAGTGTGTGTCTTAGAGGGTGTAGTCCTTTCACTTAATACAGTTGTTGACATGATACCTCAATCTCTCCTCTTCTATCACTCTCATTTTTTAGAGACGGTACTTTCTCAGGAGCTCTGATTGCCACATGTACTTCCTCTCTGGAAAGCGATCGGGAATCCTAATGCGCCGGAAATCCTGGATGCATTTCTCCAGCTCCTGCTCTGGAGTCATCTTCTCCTTGTTTGCTTTCCTCTTTGCGGCCTCTCGTTCCCTGACTCCAAAGGTTCTCACCCGGAGAACATCTGTCTTGCGGCGCATCTCTGCATGATGCATCATGTGACCTGGTCCTTTCGGCATGGGACGGTCCAGCGTCTGGATGTGGGACTGCCGACTAACGGGGCCGCAGATCACGGTTCCTTGAGGGGAGCTGGCCTCCGACTGGGTCTCAGAACAAGAAGTGGAGAGCTCGTTGAAGGAGGTgccgctctctccctctcgctcgcTTTTGTGGCTCTTGCAGCAGCAGTCACAGTGAGATGACATCCATCTTGAGGGcccacctaaaaaaaaaaaacacatataaacacctttttttttagttattagGACACACTTCCTTCATGCAGACTCACACTGTGAAATATAACCAAGCTGTGTTCCGTGACAGATTCGAGCTGTAACCAAACAAAACAGTTGCACTAATCAAGTAAATGCTGACAAATGTCCACACAGCAGTTTCAATATCATACAAATGCCTTTAAACAAACATCCCATGAGCGTGTGAGGACATTTAGGAGGTTACAGATGTAAGATCAGAAAATTAATTGGCTTTAACACTTGATTGCTGTGTCCCAAGGAGCTTGGGGGCCATGTATATTTCTTTGTCTGATAAGGAGAACCAGAGTCCAGTGCTGTTCACTGAAATACCTTACCCACTAGGCTGAGCTTGTCTCTGCACCAAAGCACTCTGCTTTGCTGTGGCAGTTCCTTTTATAACTGTTACCTGAATGCCTCGAATAAAGTAGGTGGTGTGTAATATCTCTGACTTTTGGATCACTAAGTCAGGACATGGTACGTTTACCATTAGGGAGAAGACAAGCCAGAAAAAGCAGTTAAAGTATAATTTGTCTTAGGTTGTAACAGAATCGGGTCAAGAGAATAAATGAAGCTGCGGGTGTCCTGACCTCCTGTCGGGAAAGTTTGGATAGAAGCGACCGTGACGTGGCCTAATAGTGgagtctttcttcttcctcctggaTCTACTTCTTGTATCTCACCTCCTCCTACACTGTTAATTATCAACCAGAGTTGCAATGCTCTACTACACAATAGCTTGAGATGTGTTAAAGTAAAGGCAGTCAACACTGTAGCTGTATTCCATGAAATGTATCCCTGAACTATGGCCTCACTTAGAATTAATAAGATGAAGAAATTGACTGAAAACCGCTGCGCTGGCTGTAATGTAAACAACAGAGTATGAGAAACAAAGTAATGTACACAAACTTTCAAAAGCTCTTAATGGCTTTTTCCAATGGGATGATACAGACTCAACAGCAATTATATCTCAAAGGGAGCAATAATTTGTCCATTACCTCATTCACGTGCATGCACCAATCTACAGCGAGCGAGCAGAGATCAAGGGGGATGTTAACCTCTCTGCAGACGCTGTAATAATGACCTTATCTCTGGTGCGATGATTGCATTGAGCAGATAGTGAGAGAGTCCCTAACAGCTTTTTAATGGCTAATCCATGAGTAAAGAGGCCAATCAGTGCACCAATTTCCCCCCACAGAAAATGAATCGAGCTGAATACGGCAGACAAGCAGCACCCGGCAAATGGATGCAGGCGCTTTAgcgaggaaaatgaagaggagggaggcagAGCATTGTTTCTAAATGGATGGCTGCTGTTGTCCAGAGGGGCAACTTGTTCAGGAAACTAGCAAACACCCAATAATAGAGTCATAAAATGTTCAAGTCATGCAGGgggatatattttttaaaagccagTGACAGGCTGAGAAGCACCTGGCCTTGCTTACTGTGTCATACGACAGTTTGTCTCAATTGGGAGTAAAGCTTATAGCCTatagtgggggaaaaaaatgacctgtgtgtgtatgaacgTTACTACAAATAGGGAAGTACAAAGAGCCCTGTGAAGAAACTCAGTCTTTCTCTGGTACATTTAAACAAGTAGGTGTGTGTTATACCCTTTGGTATCTTTTCAGGGAAGCCATTGATTGCTATGTGTTTTTTCTCAGATCTATACAGCCTGTCTAGGAGATCATGTTCCAACTGCATTAAAAGACTGGTCTTCAGAGCAGTGCACTTCTCATAAattacacagagagagggagtggtCTTCTGCATGGAGCGATGCAGGCGTGTAACTCGGGGTATCCTCAAACTCCTCTCTCTAATGAAAGCAGCGATGGTTGTCCTCATGCCTGAGAGGGATCAGAGCTTCACAGGAATCCAACTGTCTGGATATTATATTTTAACGACATATTTTTACGCATTAAAAGGTTTTAAATGGCAGAAAAGTAGGACATGTAGGGGACTGAAGGCAGAGTGCTCTGACAAGCTCAAATTGAAATGTCATTGGGTTTCTAGCCAGACAGTGTGTGTCTTTATCCTTGCCTTTAGACTGACTCATCAAGGGTGTCTGatgattatttctttaatgGCATAGCAGCTCCTTGCTTCAGTCATTTTATCTGACAGCGATTTCATACCCTGAAAGTCAAGAGgcaggaaaataaattaataaagagGAACAAGAAAGGCTTATCACTCTGCAATGCAGTGTTGTTATTGCACATGACCAGAAGGCCATAATGCAATTTATTTCAGATTTATACAAGAGCGACCCCGGGCATAACGCTTTTCAAATTTGAATCTCTGCAGCCATGTGAACTGTGCCCTCAATCTAAATAAATGACAGTTTGTTTTGAACACAGAGCGGTTTACATCCAGGCTACCAGAATATGAAAAAAGCCCACTTAACTTTTTCAATTTCCAAAGTAAATATTTTTTGGcccaaacacaacaaaatcctGTGAGGCTGAATGTTGTGAATCATCTTCAAATGCTTCAGTTGCTTCTTGATTTCCAGCACAATTATATTCTCTGGCCTCAATTTTGGTCATGATAcaaaaaatagagaaaacaaATGAGTATCAGCCCTGATTAGCTTGATGAAAAAAAGCTATGTGATGTAAGGCTAATATTATCTGACAGGCTGAATATGCATATTCATGCAGCTAGTCAGGGAGTTAAGCTCAGACGAGAGGAGAGACGCTCTGATCTTTGACACACTCTTCTCCAGCTCCCATATCCAGCCACACAAATAATTTCCCTATACAGTCTCAGCCTGAGGAGAGTGTAGTTTACATGCTTGTTAGTTCAGAATTGAGGCCAGCATGTCCTTGCAGCAGAAAATAGGCTTGTCTTGCAAAGGCAGTGACCGTCCTCACGGGGTGAGGGAAATCCATTCCACTAAGAGAGTCTCCTTTGTAAAAGTATCACTTCAGCAGTTTGTGTCAGGGCTCATATGGCTTCAGCTAACCTTTACAAGAAATTGTATGATGTCTTTGTATCTGCATACAATTGAGTTAGTCAGTATCAACATTATGCACCAAGTTGAAACTACCCTGATATGCAGCAGGAACAATTCAAGGAATCCATATGAGTCCAAACAAAGGTTAAGTTCAAGGACAAACTTACTTTTACAAAGATCCAATACTGCCTGAGTCCAAATTATCTGGGTAGGTGACAGCTTCACTGGCTGATTGGTAATGACAAGCTGGTGCTGCCTCCTCCCAGAGTCAGAGGGTGGCGGCCCGCTGAGTTTCTCCCTGGCAGGGGGAGATGAATAAGCAACGCAGACAGATTGAGATGTCTATATCAGCCTCTCCCTGTAGGCCTCCCTGCCCAGACCTAGAGACACACCCCCTCCACTGCACTACACAAGCACTGATGAGGCTAAGAGGGGGcggagaggatgagaggagcTGTCCTGAGCATTTACCAAGCTCCTGTCATCACCTAAATGATGCCTCAAGAGGATGGAGGAAACACAAGGGGCTTTTCTGCTCCCTCATCCTGTCAAGTAGGTGATTTTCAGGGAATGACATCTGAAAAACAGTGCATGTAGCACCGAGATCCAGCACCAGATCCTGTCTTAGCTTCCACATCGAGCAAACTTCAGTAAAAAATTGTACCAAATATGTACAGAAATTTAATTTTCCTCTTTGACAAGCAATCTTTCATCATGAGAAAAGGCAGTGCCGAAACAACCCTCCTGCAGACCAACACACAGGATCCCGGTCTTCAGGAAACTCTCAGCCCTAAAGGGAGTTCCCCCATCCAAGTATCCATTAAGTTTCTCTGAAGGGATCATTAAGGTATAAGATATCAGGATCAGTAAATGTCTGCTGAAAAGTGCAGAAATACAAGAGGaagcaacattaaaaaaaaatatttttttttttttcctgaaaataGAATACAATGTTATCTTTCTTAACATCCTGGAGATGATGGTGAGTAATCTATCAAAGTCTACAAATGTCCTGAAATCGCATTATCACCTTGGTAATGAAGTTACAAGCAGGGGCTATTTAGACAAATCTCCTTGTTGGTGCATTCAAGGACACTCCTAACATCTGTCATTTGTGGGTCGGTAGTCATACAGTACTGTGTTGGAAAATCCAGCCCAAAAGACAATCAGTAAGCAGGTTCAAATATTGTGAGAGCTTTTGTGACGAATTAGAATACCATGAAATTATTAATTTGCACTCTGAATCCTATGGGTATTTTACAATCCTACCGATCGCTGCTTCTAGAAAACAACTTGAGAAAGTCAAAAAACTTTTTGGGAAATGTTGCAACAGCTTGCCTGCTCtctacatgtttttatgtctctGCAAGTTAATTTAAAATACTTCCCAAGCTGCATCAATGGAACAGCTTAGGATTTAGAAAGCAACCATACAACTTGAAGACAATCTTTTAAAATTGTGTATATGCAGCTTCTAAGATTGACCGTTTTGAAAACGATAATTTTCTTTTGCAGCTGCAGATTTCAATAAACTCAGACTTTCCACCAAGGTTAGCCAAAATGTCTACTTTCACTGATGTAGTGCACACACTTGCACCTCACTTCTGACAATCCTTCTGCCCCAATGAACTTCAGACGTGTATGAGTTGTTCTTTGGAGCAACATCCATCTCTTCAGGCATTGTGACTCCATCCAGACTACAACTGACCTCTAGTGGACCTCAGGAATCTACCAATCTCTGCCTCTATTACACCCTTGCAATTGATGactttcctctcttctctctcccgtCTACCTCTTGGCCATTGTTAAGGAGCCATTACGGCCACACGTCATCTCATTCATCGTCCAAACAAAGGCTGCACAGCTATATTAATAGAGCATACCTGGCAAACACAATCATTCTCCATCACTACTGTGCATGTCTGCCTTTTTGACAGGGCACCTCTGCACGACTCTTTCAGATAGAAAAATATGAAACTGTGTCTGATGTTGCCAGTCCCTCTGTTCAATGATGATTTGCTCTGCCAGTGTGAGTTGGTGGCTATAATGTTAAAGCAGGTAACAATGGCTTTTTGTCCACAGTGATGGCTGAATTTGACACAAGCTATTCCTTTTCTGCATGAATTGAAATGAGTatgaattacattttcattctcCTTTAAAATAGGTAAGCGTTCATCCCTCCAAATTGCATCTCCCTCCTGGATGACTATAGACGAGGAAATATTTTGGGAGCACAGATTGCTTTTTAATTAGCCAACAGCCGCCTCTCTCCCCAGAGAAAATTAGCAAAGAGGAGAGCGGTCCACGACTCCAACTTGGAGGTTAGAGTTGTTAATCACTACAGAAATATATTGTCAATGCCAATCTCATAAACCCAACATCCTTAGTGTTTGATGACCTAATTTATCCAAGACAAATTACCTGACAGGATCACAAAACTATGGAGGCCCTGTTGTGCCagaaaaaagaattaaaaaaaaaccaaagaaagacagtcataaaattaaaaatgaagctgCAATCGTATCAAATCAACAGCATGTATCTTGCAGGTGTGGATGGAAAAAATTAAGAGTAGAGTATGGCTGTTTTTTGATAATACCAGGCagtaaaatgatgaaaaaatacAGATGGCATTTTTGAAAAGTAGTCCGCAATAATACTGAGAGTCAGCGGAGCTTGCAGAAAACAAGAGGAGCGTTTaaacaagaagaacaacatGGATAAGCCTCAGGAACTGACAGGCTCGAAGAAATTTCTCAATTTGTTTACTGCTCTGAATTACTTATTTTACACtcagaacaaaaacagcctCACCATATAAGCCTGTGAGTGtatggggtgtgtgtgtgtggggggggggggtgtaagaAAAGAGcagagctgaaaacaacaaacaacaatgaagcACATCTGTTCTGTGCTCTGCCAAAAGGTGCACTTGTCATTCTTAGCTTAGGACAAGCTGCCCTGGGCCTGCCAGTGTCCTACATTCAGAATCAGGTTACAGTATTAGTTTGGAAAGTGGATGCTGTTCTATGAAGCAAAGGCTCTTAAGCCTGTCTGCCACTGatgtatccatccatcatcctgACTAGGCCTCTGTCTCCTAACAATTCTTTGGAATATGTATTACCATTTAACCCCACCCAGATCTTCTCTTTTCGTCTTCTTTCAGGCCTCATCACAGCGCCAAAAACTGtttctcctttccttctccGCTCTCTCGGACCCAATGAACTTTTCTGTCTGATACTtactttaatcttttttttttgctccccgctccctccctcttctttctgCCTCACTTCTTTCTCCCCATGGCCAGGTCTCATGCAACTTTTACTCCCTAGTCCCTCCTGTTCCAACGCTCTTTCCTCCATCTGCTCGcctcccttttcttcttcttcttcttcttcttcttcttctcctcttctgctGCTTCAGCCCCTTTCCTtaaccccccccctctctctgctcattTCTTCTCTGGGATTTTCTTACTCtgcatctttttcttttgcGTGCTGCATTTATCGCATAAACTCCCCTGTCTCCTTCtgaccctcctcctctttcttctgtcCCAAGTATTTTTCCTCAGGCAGTGGCTGTTAATGGGGAAGGGGGTAACACCTCCACCATATGCTGTGCCAAATGACTCCGGAAAATCCTGGATCAGGGTCGAAGCGGGCCCATCTCTTATAATTACCCAGATTAACATCAATATTGGTTATCATTAGCAAACCATATGTCATGTCTTCTTTCTGCACCTCAGACCTTGACCCTCTACCTGgggtttcttcttctcctccaaaGGGAGCCTTTCACAATAATGaacaaagtgctttttaataGGCCATATGGTCCAACTCCTCCCTCTGCGAAGAGTTGAGTGAACCATATTTACAGCTAATTAAGGCATTTGCTGAATCACAAACCCTGTCttcaagtaaaacaaaaaaaagagctaagAATATGAAGTAGCATTCATGTGATTTGTTGCTGCCCACTGGTGCTATATTATTCATAAGCCATCGGAATCTGAGCAGTAGCCCGCGTGTCCACGTGACGCATATGTACTTGAAGTGTAGCAGCATTGTGACTCAATACGCCCGAGGCCTGTGGGGAAGATTGCATCTTATCTCAGATCCGAAACAGAAGTTTAAAGTCAGCCACTGCAAGGGATGCAGAGATTCGAGTAACCCCACCGTGCCTCCTGGTGGTGTGAGCCAACACACATCACTTCCCGCACAATGCCTATGTGTCTAGACCATTAGAGCCAAGTAGAGACGTTTTCTTTTGGAGAGCTATGTGGAGAACTTTATAACGAGATGTATCGAGAAAATCATTCGTATGAACATCACACAATAtattctgtatatatatatattctaatGCTCCTAAAACATGGCTGTGGTTCTATCGGGGGAGGGATTGTCTCTTCTCTGTTATTTTGGTGGCATTAATTTCAGTGTTGTTTGTAACTTCTGCAGGTCAAAGCCAGAAGTTTCCCTTACTTAATTGTCTCAAAGTGCAGAATAAATCTTCACTCACGGTAGAAGATGTACTGTGCGTAATTGGACCAGACCCTGTCATCCGCGTAACCGATGGAGGACGCAGTCAGGGACGAGTTGCAGGCCACAATGTGAAAGCCGCTCTCTGACAGCATGTCAAAAGCTCTCTCCAGGTGCCTGAACTTAAGGTAAAACCTGCAGGTGTACCGGTCCGGCGGTCTGTCCAAGTCCCTGTTATCATTCAGGGCGTCTCCAAACACCTCTTTCGCTAAGCCGATCCTGCTGCTGATGAAGATCCTCGGTAACTTTTTGGTCTTGGCATCAATTTGACTTTCTCTGCCTCCCCCGGCGCATACACCTTTGAAAGCGACCGTGATGTAGCCGTACCTTCTGTCCAGAGAGTACGGGGGGTAAAACCTCTGGTCGCTGCCCTGCGACACATCATCGAAATCACTGTAGTACAAGTCGTCTTGGAGTAATTTTGACTCCTCGGATGACAAAAGTTTGGCCAAATCTGGAAGCTGGAAGTATTCCGCCTCTCGTTTCAACCTTCCTCTCTCGGGGAAGTGGTCAGGGAGGACAACTTGCTTGTCTCTAAGGTAATCCAATACATACCGGAACAAAAAGCCGTCTCTGTCAATAAAATAACGTCCTCTAAGGTCC
This is a stretch of genomic DNA from Labrus bergylta chromosome 9, fLabBer1.1, whole genome shotgun sequence. It encodes these proteins:
- the LOC109994501 gene encoding BTB/POZ domain-containing protein KCTD16-like, encoding MALSENCKTQPAKEQDLVQNPPSDVVELNVGGQVYYTRIATLTSFPNSLLGKLFSNKKGSSNDLARDLRGRYFIDRDGFLFRYVLDYLRDKQVVLPDHFPERGRLKREAEYFQLPDLAKLLSSEESKLLQDDLYYSDFDDVSQGSDQRFYPPYSLDRRYGYITVAFKGVCAGGGRESQIDAKTKKLPRIFISSRIGLAKEVFGDALNDNRDLDRPPDRYTCRFYLKFRHLERAFDMLSESGFHIVACNSSLTASSIGYADDRVWSNYAQYIFYRGPSRWMSSHCDCCCKSHKSEREGESGTSFNELSTSCSETQSEASSPQGTVICGPVSRQSHIQTLDRPMPKGPGHMMHHAEMRRKTDVLRVRTFGVREREAAKRKANKEKMTPEQELEKCIQDFRRIRIPDRFPERKYMWQSELLRKYRL